The Antarcticibacterium flavum genome contains the following window.
AACAGAAAACAGTAAACAGTAAACAGTAAACGGAAAACACCAAACAACAAACCCCAAACACCAAACACCAAACACCAAACACCAAACCCTAAACAGTAAAAGCACGTGACAGCAATACTTAACAAAGAAATACGATCCTTTTTTTCCTCCCCAACGGGATACCTGGTGGTGGGGTTGTTTTTGGTGGTTTGCGGACTTTTCCTTTTTGTTTTTGAAGGTTCTTATAATATTCTGGATAATGGGTTTGCAGATATGAGCCCATTCTTTGAGCTGGCGCCGTGGATCTTTATTTTTCTTATCCCCGCGATCACGATGAAGAGTTTTGCCGAGGAATATAAGCAGGGTACTATGGAGATCCTTCTTACCCGCCCAATCGGGATCAGGCAGCTGGTGTGGGGGAAATTCCTGGGTGCTTTTTTTCTGGCGGTTATTGCTATTATACCCTCTATTCTGTACGTTTTCACCATTTCACAACTTGGAGCTCCCGCGGGAAATTTTGATACCGGGGCTACGCTTGGCTCCTATTTTGGACTGTTTCTGCTGGCATTCAGCTATACCGCTATTGGGATCTTTGCTTCGGCATTGACCAATAACCAGATCACGGCTTTTATAGTCGCGGTATTCCTTTGTTTCTTCCTTTTTTTTGGCTTTGAAGGTCTTGCGGGTTATAACGTTTTTGGCGACTCGGCGTATGGAATGGAGTACCTGGGGATGAGCTTTCACTATAAAAGTATGAGCCGTGGGGTGATTGACACCCGGGACATCATCTATTTCCTTAGTATTATCATCCTCTTTTTGACCCTTACTTTTTATAAGATCCAACTTCCGGTTCGCAGCAAAGGAATCAAAACCTAAGATTTGGAAAAATTACGACCATATAAATACCTGCTTATCCTTGTCATTGGCCTTGTGCTGGCAAATATTCTCGCTGCCAATTATCACCAAAGGTTTGACCTCACCCAGGATAACCGCTATACCCTCTCCCCTGCTGCAAAAGAACTGATAAATGACGTGGAGTCGCCGGTGATCATAGATGTATTCCTGAAGGGGAATTTTCCGCCGGAATTCCGAAGGCTGCAGAACGAAACCCGGCAAATGCTGGAAGAATTTGCCGCTTATAACAGCAATATCCGTTTTAATTTCATAGATCCTTTAGCTGAAGGTGATGACGCCAATGCCATTGCTGAAGAATTCTATAAGTTGGGGATGACCCCAGCCCGGCTTAGCGTAATGGAAAGCGGCAAGGCCAGTGAAACCATTATTTTCCCGTGGGCCATTGCAAATTATAAGGACCAAACGGTAAAGATCCCTTTGCTGAAAAATAAACTTGGTACTACAGATGAGGAACGGGTAAACAACTCTGTACAACAACTGGAATATGCCTTTGCCGATGCCCTGGGGCAGCTGGTAAGGCCACGGGAGAAAAAGATCGCCGTAATGCGCGGCAACGGCGAACTGGCGGATGCTTACCTGGCCGACTTTATCCAGACCATACGCCGGTATTATTTCGTAGCACCGTTTACTTTGGATTCTGCCGCAGCACATTCAGAAAAGACTTTACAGGATCTTAATGAATTTGATCTCATTTTAGAAGCAAAACCCACCCAACCTTATACAGAACAGGAGAAATATGTGCTGGATCAGTATATGATGCAAGGAGGAAAAGCCTTGTGGCTTGTTGAAAATGTAGCGATGGAGACAGACAGCCTGCTCAACGAGACCGGCCGTGCTTTTGCCCTGCCGCGGGATCTTAACCTGGGAGATATGTTCTTCTCCTATGGGGTAAGGATCAATCCGCTGCTGGTGAATGACATTTATTCTGCTCCTATTATCCTGGCCAGTGGTGGTGGAAATGAGACCAGGTTCAATCCGTATCCCTGGTTCTACAGTCCGCTTACCACCTCTCCAAACACGCATCCAATTATTAACAACCTGGAAGCAGTGAAATTTGAATGGGCAAACCCCATTGACACCCTGCGTAATAACATTCAAAAAACGGTGCTGCTTAGCAGTTCTCCACAAACGAAACTGGAGGGAGCTCCACGCGAGATTAGTCTTGGAATAATACAGACCCCACCGGACCTTTCTACCTACACTGCGGGAGAACAACCGCTGGCTGTGCTGCTGGAGGGGGAATTCACCTCGGCTTACAGGAACAGGATAAAGCCCTTTAAAACCGCGAATCCGCTGGAGAACGGGGTGGAAACTCAGATGATAGTGGTGAGTGATGGAGATGTTATTAAAAATCAGTTACAACGCGGGGAACCTTTGGAATTAGGTTTTGATCGTTATACCGGCAATACCTATGGCAACAAAGAGTTTTTGCTGAATGCTGTAAATTATCTCCTGGATGATTCGGGGCTTATTGAGATCAGGTCCAAAGAGATCAATATCCCGTTCCTGGATGCAGAGAAAGTCGCTGCTGAAAAGGAGCAGTGGCAAATCATCAATCTGGTAGTACCACTTTCTGGGCTGGCCCTGGGAGCCTTTCTGTTCAATTACTTCAGAAGGAAGCGTTATATTAAAAAGTAAGTCTGCTTCAGCTGAATAACCACCTAAGCGGAAATATTAACAATCTTCAGAAATTTATATTTTTAAGTAATTAGTAATCAATACTTTAAATTATTTCAGCAGTAAAAGCCTGTTGATAAAATATCCTCAGTTGTACTATGCTTTTTGAATGATTAGGATATATTTGTATTGATTAAAACCAATCGATACGTCCATGAAATTTATTGTCTCCAGTACATATTTGCTGAAACAGCTTCAAATTTTAGGAGGGTTATCAACAACAATAACACCCTGCCTATTTTAGATAATTTTTTATTCGAATTAAAACAGGATGAGTTAACTGTTTCTGCTTCAGATCTTGAAACTACCATGTCTGCCAAGCTGCAGGTAGAATCAGACTCAGAAGGTGCAATTGCGGTTCCTGCAAAGTTGTTACTGGAAACTTTAAAGACCTTCCCGGAGCAGCCGCTAACTTTTGTGGTGGAGGATAACAACACAATAGAATTAAGTTCAAATCACGGGAAATACGCCCTGGCCTATGCCAATGGTGAGGAATTCCCGAATGCGGTAGAACTTAGCGATCCTAGCAGTACTGTTGTCCAGGGAGACGTGCTGGCAACTGCCATAAGCAAGACCATCTTTGCCTCGGGGAACGATGACCTTAGGCCGGTGATGAGTGGGGTGTTCTTCCAGTTCTCTACTGAAGGTTTGACCTTTGTTGCTACAGATGCCCACAAACTTGTAAAATACAGCCGTGAGGATGTTTCTGCCTCCCAGGCTTCAGAATTCATAATGCCGAAGAAACCTTTGAATTTGCTGAAAGGGATCCTGGCAGGAAGTGAGACAGATGTGCTTATTGAGTACAACGACTCCAACGCAAAATTCACTTTTGAAGACACTACCCTTATCTGTAGGTTGATAGACGGGAAATACCCGAACTACGAGGCGGTGATCCCTAAAGAGAATCCGAATAAATTGATCATAGACCGCAGCCAGTTCTTAAGTTCTGTGCGCAGGGTTTCTATTTTCTCCAATAAGACCACCCACCAGGTAAGACTAAAGATCGCCGGGGCAGAATTGAATATTTCTGCTGAGGATATCGACTACAGCAACAAGGCTGAAGAAAGACTGACCTGTTCATACCAGGGTGACGATATGCAAATAGGCTTCAACTCACGTTTTCTTACAGAAATGCTTAATAACCTCAACGCGAATGAAGTTCAGCTGGAAATGAGCCTTCCAAACCGCGCAGGGATCCTTACTCCGGTCGACGGACTTGACGAAGGGGAAAAGATCACGATGCTGGTGATGCCGGTGATGTTGAATAACTAGTAATGAGTAGTGAGTATTGAGTATTGAGATTTTAGACTTGAGATATGAGATATGATTAGTAAGCAAGCTTACTAAATTACTTTCGATTTATTGATAAAATAATACAGCGCCATCCTTTTTGGGGGTGGCGTTTTTTTTGGTTTCGCGCTGTGCCTTCAGTTTTGTCATCCTGAACGAAGTGAAGGATCTCAACCTCCCGTGCAGTGGGATGGGACAGTAGCAAATAAAAAAGCATTTTCCATTCAAAAACCCACCTGCTAATTCACCTCTCGCTACCGCAAACGCTTAAAGAAAGCCATAACAATTAGCCCCACCCGAGATCCTTGGTCGCCCGAAAAGGGTTCCGCAGAATGACAAAAAAGGGTGCTGTAATTCCGCTGCGCGAAGTCTTCAGACTTTGAGCTTCCCCGTACGTTTTAAACAGAATAAACGCGCCCAACGTCTCCTGAAGCTAAAGGGAATTGGGAAATAAATGAGAATCATACGGATTTTATAGAAAGGGTTACTTAGCCTCAAGTCAGGAGGTTTCCTGTCCTGTAGGGACAAAATATGGGTAGAAAAAAATAACCCTGAAGATTTCCTGTGCCTTTAGGTACAGAATATAAACTGCACCTTCATATGCCGTACCTAAAGGCACGGGGGATTATGAACCCATAGATGTTCTACCCATAGGAAGTCCCTAACGGGACAAGATATTACAAGGAAAAATGTCAGATAGTTTTTGAGCTTTTCAGAGGAAAAAAAGATGTGTCATCACCATATGTAGCTCTTCACTCTCTGGAAGAATCAATATCAGATGGATTAAACTGTGAAATACTCTCCCCTATCTTTTCAGCGGTTTCTACGGCTTGCAGGAAATAAGGGATCAAATGAAATTCCCTGGTTTTATCTATGAGGTACAGGGCCCCCATTTCCCGGCTCTTTTTTGTGTAAAGCTCATCCTTTGTGTTGCTTAACATAAAGACATTAATCAAAGGGTATTTCTTTTTAATGAGCTCCAGAAGCCTGAACCCATTTCCCTTTTTCAGGCAAATATCCAGAAAGGCTGTATTTGGTTTTTCCTTTTCAATCAACTGTTGGGCCTCTTCTATAGAATAGGCATGACCCACCCATTCCACATTCTCCAGGTCCCTGAAGATATGCTCAAAATAGGGGATCATCAAGCGGGAATCATCAACAGTAATTATTTTCAATATTTTCTCTGGCATAATGGGTTAGTCCATATTAAGAAAATCATTTCTATTTATTAAAAAGATAGGAGTAACTATGAAAATCCTGTAATAGAAAGTACTACAGCCTCCTCATTAAAAAAAACCAAACCCGGCATTTCGCCGGGCCTGATTTTTTTCTCCTGAACTCTAAAACTGTTGGGGTTAAAATGTACCGTTGTAGGGGAACGGCTTCAGGATCTTTTGAGGGGTTGTCTATGATCTACTTCCAATAAATTTTAAATAAACACGGCTTCTTCTATAAAACCAAACAAAACAAGTTGCGAATGGATACAATTAAAAATCGCAATTCTTATTGGAAGAAACCGTGTTTAACAACCTAACCA
Protein-coding sequences here:
- the gldG gene encoding gliding motility-associated ABC transporter substrate-binding protein GldG, with translation MEKLRPYKYLLILVIGLVLANILAANYHQRFDLTQDNRYTLSPAAKELINDVESPVIIDVFLKGNFPPEFRRLQNETRQMLEEFAAYNSNIRFNFIDPLAEGDDANAIAEEFYKLGMTPARLSVMESGKASETIIFPWAIANYKDQTVKIPLLKNKLGTTDEERVNNSVQQLEYAFADALGQLVRPREKKIAVMRGNGELADAYLADFIQTIRRYYFVAPFTLDSAAAHSEKTLQDLNEFDLILEAKPTQPYTEQEKYVLDQYMMQGGKALWLVENVAMETDSLLNETGRAFALPRDLNLGDMFFSYGVRINPLLVNDIYSAPIILASGGGNETRFNPYPWFYSPLTTSPNTHPIINNLEAVKFEWANPIDTLRNNIQKTVLLSSSPQTKLEGAPREISLGIIQTPPDLSTYTAGEQPLAVLLEGEFTSAYRNRIKPFKTANPLENGVETQMIVVSDGDVIKNQLQRGEPLELGFDRYTGNTYGNKEFLLNAVNYLLDDSGLIEIRSKEINIPFLDAEKVAAEKEQWQIINLVVPLSGLALGAFLFNYFRRKRYIKK
- the gldF gene encoding gliding motility-associated ABC transporter permease subunit GldF, whose protein sequence is MTAILNKEIRSFFSSPTGYLVVGLFLVVCGLFLFVFEGSYNILDNGFADMSPFFELAPWIFIFLIPAITMKSFAEEYKQGTMEILLTRPIGIRQLVWGKFLGAFFLAVIAIIPSILYVFTISQLGAPAGNFDTGATLGSYFGLFLLAFSYTAIGIFASALTNNQITAFIVAVFLCFFLFFGFEGLAGYNVFGDSAYGMEYLGMSFHYKSMSRGVIDTRDIIYFLSIIILFLTLTFYKIQLPVRSKGIKT
- a CDS encoding response regulator is translated as MPEKILKIITVDDSRLMIPYFEHIFRDLENVEWVGHAYSIEEAQQLIEKEKPNTAFLDICLKKGNGFRLLELIKKKYPLINVFMLSNTKDELYTKKSREMGALYLIDKTREFHLIPYFLQAVETAEKIGESISQFNPSDIDSSRE